The following are encoded together in the bacterium genome:
- the recO gene encoding DNA repair protein RecO, which yields MLRTRSYGESDRIVTFITRDHGKLTGIAKGAKNSRKRFGGTLEPFVNVRVVFRLRPASDLAFLLRCELIAPLRGFTEDLDRWAAGTYVLELTDRMVMGREPGAEVYGLVGEALALLDAGTPPPPLLRAFEMHLLAASGWAPAIDRCRDCNAPAQDGGMLYLDAHHAGLLCRGCVPEDHPVRPVRGAVALALALLADGPLAGASQRAAALSDTRPGAPSWASEMHAVAEQLVGSVTHGPLRSRAFLGGLVR from the coding sequence GTGCTGCGGACTCGCTCCTACGGCGAGTCGGACCGCATCGTCACCTTCATCACCCGCGACCACGGCAAGCTCACCGGGATCGCGAAAGGGGCGAAGAACTCGCGCAAGCGCTTCGGGGGGACGCTGGAGCCGTTCGTCAACGTGCGGGTCGTCTTCCGCCTGCGCCCCGCGTCCGACCTGGCGTTCCTGCTGCGCTGCGAGCTGATCGCCCCCCTGCGGGGGTTCACCGAGGACCTCGACCGCTGGGCGGCGGGAACCTACGTCCTCGAGCTGACCGACCGCATGGTGATGGGCCGCGAGCCGGGGGCGGAGGTGTACGGCCTCGTCGGCGAGGCGCTCGCGCTGCTCGACGCCGGCACGCCGCCGCCGCCGCTCCTGCGCGCCTTCGAGATGCACCTCCTCGCGGCCAGCGGCTGGGCGCCGGCCATCGACCGCTGCCGGGACTGCAACGCCCCGGCCCAGGACGGCGGCATGCTCTATCTCGACGCGCACCATGCGGGTCTCCTCTGCCGCGGCTGCGTGCCCGAGGATCATCCCGTGCGGCCGGTGCGGGGCGCGGTGGCGCTGGCGCTGGCCCTGCTCGCCGACGGACCGCTCGCGGGTGCGAGCCAGCGCGCCGCGGCGCTGTCCGACACCCGGCCGGGGGCGCCGTCGTGGGCATCCGAGATGCACGCCGTCGCCGAGCAGCTGGTGGGCTCCGTGACGCACGGTCCGCTGCGCTCGCGCGCGTTCCTGGGCGGCCTCGTGCGCTGA
- the grpE gene encoding nucleotide exchange factor GrpE codes for MTDHDDRKDPHETAGAEAGAPPDRIAALEADLAAAREEARAANDRWVRERADLENVKRRAQRERGDAVRYGNEALVKDLLPVVDNLERALKATGAAAQGALVEGVGMVVKSLLDVLERHGVTRIASHGAAFDPAHHEAVAHVESAEHPPNAVIEEHQPGYRLHERLLRPALVTVAKGNPNLANPQGGD; via the coding sequence ATGACGGATCACGACGATCGCAAGGACCCCCACGAGACCGCCGGAGCCGAAGCCGGCGCCCCCCCCGATCGGATCGCCGCGCTCGAAGCCGATCTGGCGGCCGCCCGCGAGGAGGCCCGTGCCGCCAACGACCGCTGGGTGCGCGAGCGGGCCGACCTCGAGAACGTGAAGAGACGCGCCCAGCGCGAGCGCGGCGATGCCGTGCGCTACGGCAACGAGGCGCTGGTGAAGGATCTGCTCCCCGTCGTCGACAACCTCGAGCGTGCACTCAAGGCGACGGGCGCGGCCGCCCAGGGCGCCCTCGTGGAGGGGGTCGGGATGGTCGTGAAGTCGCTCCTCGACGTGCTGGAGCGCCACGGTGTGACCCGCATCGCGTCCCACGGTGCGGCGTTCGACCCGGCCCATCACGAGGCCGTCGCCCACGTCGAGAGCGCGGAGCATCCGCCCAACGCCGTGATCGAGGAGCACCAGCCCGGCTACCGGCTCCACGAGCGCCTGCTGCGACCCGCGCTGGTGACCGTCGCAAAGGGCAATCCCAACCTTGCCAACCCCCAGGGTGGTGATTAA
- the dnaK gene encoding molecular chaperone DnaK — protein MPKVIGIDLGTTNSCVSVLEGGDPIVITNAEGARITPSVVAFTEGGERLVGQIARRQAITNPENTIFAIKRLIGRRYDDAEVQKAAKVLPYKIVKGDNGDAWVEIRGKKQSPAEISAIILQKMKQTAEDHLGEKVTQAVITVPAYFNDSQRQATKDAGRIAGLEVLRIINEPTAASLAYGLDKKKDEKIAVFDLGGGTFDVSILEIGDGVFEVKATNGDTFLGGEDFDQRVIDYLADEFKKDQGIDLRSDRMALQRLKEAAEKAKIELSSASETDINLPFITADQTGPKHLNMKLSRSKLEALCGDLLDRLDAPCITALKDAGLSTKDIDEVVLVGGMTRMPAVQARVKKLFGKEPHRGVNPDEVVAMGAAIQGAVLKGEVKDVLLLDVTPLSLGIETLGGVFTKLIDKNTTVPTRKSQVFSTAADNQSAVTIRVFQGEREMAADNKLLGQFDLVGIPPAPRGVPQVEVTFDIDANGIVHVGAKDLGTGKEQSIQITASSGLSKDEVERMVKEAESHAADDKKRREVVEARNQLDGLVYQTEKTLGEHGAGLDAESRATVETALAEAKKAMESQDPEPIRKAADELSRASHKLAEAMYAKASKDGGDGADGGTANGAAGGEKPKDDVVEAEFEEVKE, from the coding sequence ATGCCCAAGGTGATTGGAATCGATCTCGGGACCACGAACTCGTGCGTCTCGGTGCTCGAGGGGGGCGACCCCATCGTGATCACGAACGCCGAAGGGGCGCGCATCACCCCGTCGGTGGTCGCGTTCACCGAAGGGGGGGAGCGGCTCGTCGGGCAGATCGCCCGACGCCAGGCCATCACCAACCCCGAGAACACGATCTTCGCGATCAAGCGGCTCATCGGCCGCCGCTACGACGATGCAGAGGTCCAGAAGGCCGCCAAGGTCCTGCCCTACAAGATCGTGAAGGGCGACAACGGCGACGCCTGGGTCGAGATCCGCGGCAAGAAGCAGAGCCCGGCGGAGATCTCGGCCATCATCCTACAGAAGATGAAGCAGACCGCCGAGGATCATCTCGGCGAGAAGGTCACGCAGGCGGTCATCACCGTCCCCGCGTACTTCAACGACAGCCAGCGCCAGGCCACGAAGGACGCCGGCAGGATCGCCGGCCTCGAGGTGCTGCGCATCATCAACGAGCCCACCGCGGCGTCGCTCGCCTACGGTCTCGACAAGAAGAAGGACGAGAAGATCGCCGTCTTCGACCTGGGCGGCGGCACGTTCGACGTCTCGATCCTCGAGATCGGCGACGGCGTCTTCGAGGTGAAGGCGACCAACGGCGACACGTTCCTCGGCGGCGAGGATTTCGACCAGCGCGTGATCGACTACCTGGCCGACGAGTTCAAGAAGGACCAGGGCATCGACCTGCGCAGCGACCGGATGGCGCTCCAGCGTCTCAAGGAGGCGGCGGAGAAGGCCAAGATCGAGCTGTCGTCAGCGAGCGAGACGGACATCAACCTGCCGTTCATCACCGCCGACCAGACCGGTCCGAAGCACCTCAACATGAAGCTCAGCCGCTCGAAGCTCGAGGCGCTCTGCGGCGACCTGCTCGATCGGCTCGACGCGCCCTGCATCACGGCGCTGAAGGACGCGGGCCTCTCGACCAAGGACATCGACGAGGTCGTCCTGGTCGGCGGCATGACCCGCATGCCCGCCGTACAGGCGCGGGTGAAGAAGCTCTTCGGCAAGGAGCCGCACCGGGGCGTCAACCCCGACGAGGTCGTCGCCATGGGCGCGGCCATCCAGGGCGCCGTGCTGAAGGGCGAGGTGAAGGACGTCCTCCTGCTCGACGTCACGCCGCTCTCGCTCGGCATCGAGACGCTGGGCGGCGTCTTCACGAAGCTCATCGACAAGAACACCACGGTCCCCACCCGCAAGAGCCAGGTGTTCTCGACCGCGGCCGACAACCAGTCCGCGGTGACGATCCGCGTCTTCCAGGGCGAGCGCGAGATGGCTGCCGACAACAAGCTGCTCGGCCAGTTCGATCTCGTCGGCATTCCGCCTGCGCCGCGCGGCGTGCCCCAGGTCGAGGTCACGTTCGACATCGACGCCAACGGCATCGTCCACGTCGGCGCCAAGGACCTCGGCACCGGCAAGGAGCAGTCGATCCAGATCACCGCGTCGAGCGGCCTCTCCAAGGACGAGGTCGAGCGCATGGTGAAGGAGGCCGAGTCGCACGCCGCCGACGACAAGAAGCGGCGCGAGGTCGTCGAGGCGCGCAACCAGCTCGACGGGCTCGTCTACCAGACCGAGAAGACGCTGGGTGAGCACGGTGCCGGCCTCGACGCCGAGAGCCGGGCCACGGTCGAAACGGCGCTCGCCGAGGCGAAGAAGGCGATGGAGTCGCAGGACCCCGAGCCGATCCGCAAGGCCGCCGACGAGCTCTCCCGCGCGTCGCACAAGCTCGCCGAGGCGATGTACGCCAAGGCGTCGAAGGACGGCGGTGACGGCGCCGACGGCGGCACCGCCAACGGCGCGGCCGGCGGCGAGAAGCCGAAGGACGACGTCGTCGAAGCGGAGTTCGAAGAAGTGAAGGAGTAG